One genomic segment of Cottoperca gobio chromosome 21, fCotGob3.1, whole genome shotgun sequence includes these proteins:
- the nxpe3 gene encoding NXPE family member 3, whose protein sequence is MEVTMCRNLSKYALIFLFLALSGLIFLLRNIHTVENWNCHTISALYQLQSSIQSSFIPVNLPTFHHNRTFCAHLGQKPSPEDELEERYLLDSITWPGPPPRPTPIVLRQTSDPVNSLFVILPTEGGREWHVGNQLEASVQMHDFQGRPKSYGGDFILARLHSPELGAGVAGKVLDHKNGFYSAMFPLLWVGSAQVEITLVHSSEAVAVLRRLREERPDRVFFKSLFRLGFLSETTMCNMCLPHDQQPLCNYTDLYTGEPWYCYKPKMLSCDTRINHAKGGYLKHIITNKEALLFQSGVNIKVCIHASGPDRIDVLPPRKEAEVENSSIKPEPIKLAPSGYYYEDSWRPLSGVTMRQFNESSAITQCLKNKVINMYGDSTVRQWFEYLIALVPGLKEFNLHSPKNVGPFMAVDSNHNILLKYRCHGPPIRFSTVMASELRYVSNELDGLSGGPNTVVALSIWAHFSTFPVEVYIRRLRHIRRSLVRLLDRAPGTIVVIRSGNLQALDQEVSLYNSDWYSLQLDEVLRSMFKGLNVLLVDAWQMSLAHPLPHALHPPPVIVKNMMDTLLSYVCPEKKRSQLI, encoded by the exons atggaggtCACCATGTGCCGAAATTTGTCCAAATATGCCCtaatcttcctcttcctcgccCTGTCTGGCCTCATCTTCCTGCTACGCAACATCCACACtgtggag AACTGGAACTGCCACACTATTTCAGCCCTCTACCAGCTCCAGAGCAGCATCCAGTCGTCCTTCATCCCAGTGAATCTCCCCACTTTTCATCACAACCGCACCTTCTGTGCACATCTGGGCCAGAAACCCTCGCCTGAAGATGAACTAGAGGAGCGCTATCTGTTGGACTCCATCACCTGGCCTGGGCCCCCGCCTCGCCCTACACCAATCGTCCTGCGCCAGACGAGTGACCCCGTAAACAGCCTGTTCGTCATCCTACCcactgagggagggagggagtggcACGTGGGCAACCAGCTGGAGGCGTCCGTCCAAATGCACGACTTCCAGGGTCGTCCCAAGAGCTACGGCGGGGATTTCATTTTGGCCAGACTGCACTCCCCGGAGCTTGGAGCGGGCGTAGCAGGTAAAGTGCTGGACCACAAGAATGGATTCTATTCTGCTATGTTCCCGCTGCTCTGGGTGGGGTCTGCACAGGTGGAGATTACGCTGGTGCACTCAAGCGAGGCTGTTGCGGTGCTGCGACGCTTGAGGGAGGAACGGCCCGATCGAGTGTTTTTTAAGAGCCTGTTCCGCCTGGGCTTCCTGTCTGAAACTACTATGTGCAACATGTGCCTGCCCCACGACCAGCAGCCTCTGTGCAACTACACAGACCTTTACACAGGCGAGCCTTGGTACTGCTACAAACCTAAGATGCTCAGCTGTGACACCAGAATCAACCACGCCAAAGGAGGCTATCTGAAACACATCATCACCAACAAAGAAGCATTGCTCTTCCAGAG TGGTGTAAACATTAAAGTTTGTATACACGCGTCTGGACCCGACAGAATCGACGTGCTGCCTCCCAGGAAAG AGGCAGAGGTCGAAAACAGCAGTATAAAACCCGAGCCTATTAAGCTAGCCCCGTCTGGATATTACTACGAGGACTCATGGAGGCCATTAAGTGGCGTCACAATGCGCCAGTTCAATGAATCATCTGCCATCACTCAGTGTTTGAAGAACAAGGTGATCAACATGTACGGAGACTCCACCGTCAGGCAGTGGTTTGAGTACCTCATTGCTTTAGTACCAG GATTAAAGGAGTTCAACCTGCACAGTCCTAAAAACGTTGGGCCTTTCATGGCGGTGGACAGCAACCATAACATTCTCTTGAAGTACCGCTGCCATGGCCCGCCCATCCGTTTCTCCACCGTCATGGCCAGTGAGTTGCGATACGTCTCAAACGAGCTGGACGGCCTTTCTGGGGGTCCCAACACCGTCGTGGCCCTCAGCATTTGGGCCCATTTCAGCACCTTTCCCGTGGAGGTGTACATACGGCGGCTCCGTCACATCAGGCGCTCGCTGGTGAGACTTCTGGACCGAGCGCCGGGGACCATCGTTGTGATCCGCTCGGGCAACCTGCAAGCCCTGGACCAAGAGGTGAGCCTGTACAACAGCGACTGGTACTCCCTGCAGCTCGACGAGGTGCTCAGGTCCATGTTCAAGGGACTGAACGTGCTGCTGGTGGACGCCTGGCAGATGAGTTTAGCACACCCCCTCCCTCACGCCCTCCACCCCCCTCCAGTCATCGTCAAGAACATGATGGACACACTTTTGTCTTACGTTTGCCCAGAGAAGAAAAGGAGCCAACTGATATAG
- the cep97 gene encoding centrosomal protein of 97 kDa: MGVSDLKCDTNAGPVVDLSARGMQKLDPSFTCSEDTHTLILDRNQIMKLDHLERSPGLQQLSVASNRLVRMMGVSRLTELTVLNLPNNSIGYIEGLRDLPHLKWLNLSGNNIKVIEQLNNCVSLQHLDLSDNNISAISDVTKLVALKTLLLHGNSVTTLRTVPAHLPAHLSILSLAENEIRDLNEASYLAPLHELEQLSIMSNPCVMPTPSLPGFDYRPYVMSWCLILKVLDGYVVSQKEGLKAEWLYSQGKGRSYRPGQHVQLVQYLATVCPLSSSPALETAEDAKLEKILSKQRFHQRQLLEENHGGCPSPPRPTQLDVESHSPSHPVPHGGAREVKQINAPAPAAAPSVRETEPVVQFNTWMSCDSSHPSLPVVRSPSVRDEHIYLEDVQTDEEKFNGSMLSSESTFLPFRSDLEPQTIHSDSEDETETFELDSLAPKHPAQPKKHNTNETHHSPPVNKQEGGLEEEVISGAAGSLEVRVSTPQSDLETSSDFGKAETKEAPKKEEVGMCASKTNVMEADRAAVKIQSWWRGAHTRCCHPVAREVRCEIRLRRMQDHILSLSGKLDRVQQQYEEERLQRLVQEEAVKFLWKQLQSMQQWKQSVEQQLANVSQAITPAQISAPGLCVPVPPVSSNTTIPPGTDTSLPDASLPDSGFQSTSDQAAQEDSFLSSGTADSLKTVRALSPVRGGFAGVSDGVDSADCSLLEQYLSSVQQREEEAEEVISDRTETPQHSSPVSPSKTAQPDSPLQKAADKQSEVQSTKETV, translated from the exons ATGGGTGTATCAGATTTAAAATGCGACACAAATGCTG GACCTGTGGTGGATCTTTCAGCCCGGGGTATGCAAAAGCTGGATCCTAGTTTCACCTGCTCCGAGGACACTCACACTCTCATCCTCGACCGTAACCAAATAATGAAACTGGACCATCTGGAAAGGAGTCCTGGCCTTCAGCAG CTATCTGTAGCTAGTAACCGTCTGGTGAGAATGATGGGCGTGTCTCGGCTAACAGAGTTGACAGTCCTTAATCTTCCCAATAACAGTATTGGATACATCGAGGGGCTAAGAGATCTGCCACACCTCAAATGGCTCAACCTGTCTGGGAACAATATaaag GTCATTGAGCAATTAAACAACTGTGTTTCCCTTCAACACCTGGATCTGTCTGACAATAACATATCTGCCATTAGTGATGTGACTAAACTGGTGGCCTTAAAG ACTCTGTTACTCCATGGAAACAGCGTTACAACACTTCGTACTGTGCCTGCTCACCTACCTGCCCATTTATCTATTCTCTCCCTGGCAGAAAATGAGATAAGGGATCTTAATGAA GCATCATACCTGGCACCTCTTCATGAACTGGAGCAGCTGTCCATTATGAGCAACCCTTGTGTAATGCCAACCCCCTCATTGCCAGGTTTTGATTATCGTCCATATGTCATGAGTTGGTGTTTGATTCTGAAGGTCTTGGATGGCTATGTGGTGTCACAGAAAGAAGG TCTCAAAGCAGAGTGGCTCTACAGTCAGGGAAAAGGACGTTCATATCGACCAGGTCAGCATGTTCAGCTGGTTCAATACCTGGCCACTGTTTGCCCTCTGTCGTCATCACCAGCCCTGGAGACGGCAGAAGACGCCAAACTGGAGAAGATCCTCAGTAAACAGAG GTTTCACCAAAGGCAGCTGTTAGAGGAGAACCACGGAGGCTGCCCCAGCCCTCCTCGTCCAACTCAGCTAGATGTGGAAAGTCACAGTCCTTCACATCCAGTCCCACACGGTGGAGCCAGAGAGGTGAAGCAAATCAATGCACCTGCACCAGCAGCTGCTCCATCAGTCCGGGAGACTG AGCCAGTCGTGCAGTTTAACACCTGGATGAGCTGTGATTCTTCCCACCCATCATTGCCGGTAGTTCGCAGCCCAAGTGTCAGAGACGAGCACATCTACTTGGAGGATGTGCAGACAGATGAGGAGAAATTCAATGGCAGCATGCTATCCTCCGAGTCCACCTTTCTCCCCTTCAGATCTGATCTGGAGCCACAAACGATACACTCTGACAGCGAGGACGAGACAGAGACATTTGAACTAGATTCCCTTGCTCCGAAGCACCCAGCACAGCCCAAAAAGCACAACACAAACGAGACACATCATTCACCCCCAGTGAATAAGCAAGAGGGAGGTCTTGAAGAGGAAGTTATTTCTGGTGCAGCTGGATCACTGGAGGTCAGAGTTAGCACACCACAAAGTGATCTGGAAACATCATCTGACTTTGGTAAAGCAGAGACAAAAGAAGCCCCCAAAAAGGAAGAAGTTGGTATGTGTGCcagtaaaacaaatgtgatgGAAGCAGACAGGGCGGCGGTTAAAATACAGTCATGGTGGAGGGGAGCGCACACTCGGTGTTGTCACCCTGTGGCCAGAGAGGTGCGCTGTGAAATCCGCCTGCGCAGGATGCAAGACCACATCCTCTCCCTGTCTGGAAAGTTAGACAG GGTGCAGCAGCAGTATGAAGAAGAGAGGTTACAAAGGCTGGTTCAGGAGGAAGCTGTAAAGTTTCTGTGGAAACAG CTCCAGTCCATGCAGCAGTGgaagcagtctgtggagcagcagCTGGCTAATGTTAGTCAGGCCATCACCCCAGCTCAGATCTCAGCTCCTGGACTATGTGTGCCCGTCCCGCCTGTTTCATCCAACACAACGATCCCACCCGGCACAGACACCTCGTTGCCAGACGCCTCGTTGCCAGACTCCGGCTTCCAGTCAACAAGTGATCAGGCAGCGCAGGAGGACAGCTTCCTGAGCAGTGGGACAGCAGACTCTCTGAAGACGGTGCGAGCACTGAGCCCTGTTCGAGGTGGCTTTGCTGGTGTCAGCGATGGTGTGGACAGCGCAGACTGCAGCCTGTTGGAGCAGTACCTCTCGTCTGtacagcagagggaggaggaggctgaggaggtGATCAGTGATAGAACAGAAACACCACAGCACTCCTCACCAGTATCACCCAGCAAAACAGCACAGCCCGACTCCCCCCTGCAGAAGGCAGCAGACAAGCAATCAGAAGTGCAAAGTACGAAGGAAACTGTCTGA
- the rpl24 gene encoding large ribosomal subunit protein eL24: MKVELCSFSGYKIYPGHGRRYARIDGKVFQFLNGKCESAFLAKRNPRQINWTVLYRRKHKKGQSEEVAKKRTRRAVKFQRAITGASLAEIMAKRNQKPEVRKAQREQAIRAAKEAKKAKQATKKPAAASAKAASKTAQKPKIAKTMKISTPRVGARR; the protein is encoded by the exons ATGAA GGTCGAGTTGTGCAGTTTCAGCGGGTATAAAATATACCCCGGCCATGGCCGCCGATACGCCAGGATAGACGGAAAG GTGTTTCAGTTTCTTAATGGCAAGTGTGAGTCTGCCTTCCTGGCCAAGAGAAATCCCAGACAGATCAACTGGACTGTGTTGTACAGACGCAAGCACAAGAAGGGCCAGTCT GAAGAGGTGGCAAAGAAACGTACCCGCCGCGCAGTGAAATTCCAGAGGGCCATCACTGGGGCCTCCTTGGCTGAGATCATGGCCAAGAGGAACCAGAAGCCTGAGGTCCGCAAGGCCCAGAGGGAGCAGGCCATCAG aGCCGCCAAAGAGGCCAAGAAGGCAAAGCAGGCGACCAAGAAGCCCGCTGCTGCAAGTGCAAAG GCCGCTTCCAAGACGGCACAGAAACCCAAGATCGCCAAGACCATGAAGATCAGCACACCGCGCGTTGGTGCAAGGCGCTAA
- the mpc2b gene encoding mitochondrial pyruvate carrier 2b has product MAALRASYHRILDKIEHALPAKLRPLYNHPAGPKTVFFWAPVFKWGLVGAGLADMSRPADKLSVSQSAVLTATGLIWSRYSLVIIPKNWNLFCVNFFVGSAGSSQLYRIWRFNQDQKAEVQAAKEAAEAAEAAEAAEAAEAAES; this is encoded by the exons ATGGCTGCGCTGAGAGCCTCCTATCACCGGATCTTGGACAAGATCGAGCACGCGCTGCCCGCCAAACTGAGACCTCTGTACAACCACCCCGCAG gtCCGAAAACAGTTTTCTTCTGGGCCCCGGTGTTTAAATGG GGTCTGGTTGGAGCTGGTTTGGCTGATATGTCTCGACCAGCAGACAAACTCAGTGTCTCCCAGTCTGCAGTGCTGACAGCCACAG GCCTGATCTGGTCCAGATACTCGCTGGTCATAATCCCGAAGAACTGGAACCTGTTTTGTGTCAACTTCTTTGTTGGCTCTGCAGGATCCTCCCAGCTGTACAGGATCTGgag GTTCAACCAGGATCAGAAGGCGGAGGTTCAAGCGGCTAAAGAAGCTGCAGAAGCTGCAGAAGCTGCAGAAGCTGCAGAAGCTGCAGAAGCTGCAGAGTCCTGA